Proteins from a genomic interval of Fuerstiella sp.:
- a CDS encoding DUF4159 domain-containing protein, which produces MSDIELREMVTTAIDHGVNYLRRIQHQASGAWRSSINNPVGLTSLAVLAQLNCDVPTDAPQLRKGLRFLRRTTLAQLPANSGNYEASLLLMALCAAREYDIDRPQIQRLAREIQDSQVTEGPDRGLWNYGLVNYSGPLGHPDRSNGQFAVLALRDAANAGVEIDQNVWERVRDHWETKQNPDGGWSYHTPLTGRGPTQLSTGSMTVAGLSTISIAARMLQDDSNTDPDGKVDCCSLHPPPVALTKGHNWLAERFSILTNPGHGHQHLYYLYGLERAGRLTGVRLFGPHDWYRSGSRYLADPQYDARHEDGRWQTANSRNPILATSYALLFLSKGLSRIVVNKLDYTSDTQNPDPNGEWNRHYLDIANLIDHIDSTENQGWPPRLNSQVLTLSKLREPTAVSDMNQAPVLYISGSKAPVFSDQQVSWLRKYIDEGGFIYAQANCKESSFGEGIRNLVTRMFPDEEASLTGLSPDHPVFRSQHLLNSAGFELSGVDFGCRTSVIYSPEDHACYWHKWMRHPPRERSLALNQRILRSIRLGVNVIAYATGKQPPDKLNDSTVQNGNPEDRITRGLLEIAQLRHDGGWNTAPGAVGNVLLGLNRTTGLGVSATPRSVPLTLQALSEYPIAWMHGRFGFSLRADERNALRDYLSRGPVLIADACCGSKQFDTSFRDLMQLMYPEHRLKPIPDHHLMFTEATGFDVRKVSRRRLETRSATVSIQSKVLIGPPRFEGIQINGQYVVIYSPYDLSCALDNQTSLACNGYLKEDAMKLAINMLLFAQDQEITAGPLSENKAR; this is translated from the coding sequence ATGTCTGACATTGAGCTGCGGGAGATGGTAACAACTGCGATTGACCATGGTGTGAATTATCTGCGTCGCATTCAGCATCAGGCCAGTGGTGCCTGGAGATCGTCCATTAACAATCCTGTGGGGCTGACATCACTGGCTGTGCTGGCTCAGCTGAACTGCGACGTTCCCACTGATGCCCCACAGCTCAGGAAAGGATTACGTTTCCTGCGCAGAACCACTCTGGCGCAGCTTCCTGCTAATTCCGGCAACTATGAAGCATCGTTATTACTGATGGCATTGTGCGCTGCTCGTGAATACGACATTGACCGTCCGCAGATTCAGAGACTGGCCAGGGAAATTCAGGATTCTCAGGTAACAGAGGGGCCCGACCGCGGACTCTGGAACTATGGACTTGTTAATTATTCCGGACCTCTGGGACATCCGGACCGCAGTAACGGTCAGTTCGCCGTACTGGCCCTTCGTGACGCTGCCAATGCCGGAGTGGAAATCGATCAGAATGTCTGGGAACGCGTACGAGATCACTGGGAAACAAAACAGAACCCTGACGGCGGATGGAGTTACCATACGCCTCTCACCGGTCGAGGCCCCACGCAGCTGTCAACCGGAAGTATGACAGTCGCAGGCCTGTCCACCATCTCAATCGCGGCGAGAATGCTTCAAGATGATTCAAACACTGATCCGGACGGAAAGGTCGACTGCTGTAGCCTTCATCCCCCGCCGGTCGCTCTGACAAAAGGCCACAACTGGCTGGCCGAGCGGTTTTCCATACTCACCAACCCGGGCCACGGCCATCAGCATCTTTATTACTTGTACGGCCTGGAACGAGCCGGTCGACTGACAGGTGTTCGTTTGTTTGGCCCGCACGACTGGTATCGTTCCGGATCCCGGTACCTTGCTGATCCGCAATACGATGCTCGCCACGAAGATGGTCGGTGGCAGACAGCCAACAGTCGGAATCCTATTCTGGCGACATCTTACGCTCTGCTGTTCCTGTCCAAGGGACTGTCGCGAATCGTAGTCAACAAGCTGGATTACACATCGGATACACAGAATCCGGATCCCAACGGTGAATGGAACCGGCACTATCTGGACATTGCCAACCTGATCGATCACATCGACTCAACAGAGAACCAGGGCTGGCCTCCAAGACTGAACAGCCAGGTACTCACACTGAGCAAACTACGGGAACCAACTGCCGTATCTGACATGAATCAGGCACCGGTGCTGTATATTTCCGGAAGTAAAGCTCCCGTATTTAGCGATCAACAGGTCTCCTGGCTGCGAAAATACATTGACGAAGGTGGATTCATTTATGCACAGGCCAACTGCAAAGAAAGTTCGTTCGGTGAAGGAATTCGCAATCTGGTGACACGCATGTTTCCGGATGAAGAAGCCTCTCTCACTGGTTTGTCACCGGACCACCCGGTGTTTCGAAGCCAACATCTGTTGAACTCTGCCGGTTTCGAACTCTCCGGAGTCGACTTTGGCTGCCGGACCTCTGTGATTTACTCTCCCGAAGATCATGCGTGTTACTGGCACAAGTGGATGCGCCACCCTCCCAGGGAACGCTCACTGGCGCTTAATCAGCGAATTCTGCGAAGCATTCGGCTCGGTGTAAATGTGATCGCATATGCCACCGGTAAACAACCTCCTGACAAGCTTAACGATTCAACCGTTCAGAACGGGAATCCGGAAGACAGGATTACTCGCGGACTTCTTGAGATCGCTCAATTGCGACATGACGGAGGATGGAATACCGCACCAGGAGCTGTTGGCAATGTGCTGCTGGGACTCAACAGGACAACCGGACTGGGCGTTTCCGCAACACCCCGGTCGGTTCCGCTGACATTGCAGGCCCTGAGTGAGTATCCGATAGCCTGGATGCACGGTCGTTTTGGGTTTTCTCTGAGGGCTGATGAAAGAAATGCCCTGCGGGACTATCTGAGCCGCGGTCCGGTGCTGATTGCCGATGCCTGCTGTGGCTCAAAACAGTTTGACACCAGTTTTCGCGATCTGATGCAGCTGATGTACCCGGAACATCGGCTGAAACCGATTCCGGATCATCATCTGATGTTTACTGAAGCAACAGGGTTTGACGTCAGAAAGGTAAGTCGGCGCCGACTTGAAACCCGTTCTGCCACGGTGTCAATTCAGTCGAAGGTGCTGATCGGCCCACCACGTTTCGAAGGAATTCAGATCAATGGACAGTATGTGGTGATCTACAGCCCGTATGATTTGAGTTGCGCCCTGGACAATCAGACGTCGCTGGCCTGCAACGGATATCTGAAAGAAGATGCAATGAAACTGGCCATCAATATGCTCCTGTTTGCACAGGACCAGGAAATCACGGCCGGCCCGTTGTCAGAAAACAAAGCTCGCTAG
- the lhgO gene encoding L-2-hydroxyglutarate oxidase, giving the protein MSQTDVVVVGGGIIGLATAWQLVERSPKTRVVLLEKEDRLASHQTGRNSGVIHSGIYYKPGSLRARNCRDGKKALELFCSEYGVAWEKTGKVIVATQDDQLPALERIYQRGQKNGVSCEIVDKDRLSELEPHAAGVRAIHVPESGIVDYPGMCERLGDLLTERGVDIRLSVRVTEIRQSADAVEVVCGDQTIRATQVVNCAGLYSDRVAKMSGQKMNEQIVPFRGEFFTLKPDATHLCRGLIYPVPDPRFPFLGVHFTKIVTGGVECGPNAVLALAREGYRWSHINLRDLTESLMFPGFLRLAMKYWKTGAGEVWRSFSRRAFVRALQNLVPEIRAGHLIAAPSGVRAQALAPTGDLVDDFLILRTNRTLNVCNAPSPAATASLTIARQIVDRLEL; this is encoded by the coding sequence ATGTCTCAGACTGATGTTGTGGTCGTCGGTGGTGGTATTATCGGGCTGGCCACAGCCTGGCAACTCGTCGAGCGTTCGCCGAAGACCAGGGTTGTTTTACTGGAAAAAGAAGATCGACTGGCCAGCCATCAGACCGGTCGCAATTCGGGCGTGATCCATTCGGGTATTTACTACAAGCCCGGGTCTCTGCGTGCCCGCAACTGTCGCGATGGCAAAAAAGCTCTTGAGCTCTTTTGCAGTGAGTATGGTGTGGCCTGGGAAAAAACCGGGAAGGTCATCGTGGCCACACAAGACGATCAGTTGCCAGCTCTGGAACGAATCTATCAGCGGGGACAGAAGAACGGTGTGTCGTGCGAAATCGTGGACAAAGACAGACTTTCGGAACTGGAACCCCATGCCGCAGGGGTCAGGGCGATTCATGTTCCCGAGTCCGGAATCGTTGACTATCCGGGCATGTGTGAGAGGCTGGGAGATCTGTTGACCGAACGCGGAGTCGACATTCGGTTGTCTGTTCGTGTGACGGAAATCCGACAGTCGGCAGATGCGGTCGAAGTCGTTTGTGGAGATCAGACAATCCGTGCGACACAGGTTGTCAACTGTGCCGGGCTTTACAGCGATCGTGTTGCAAAAATGTCGGGACAGAAGATGAATGAGCAGATCGTGCCGTTTCGCGGTGAGTTCTTTACTTTAAAGCCGGACGCGACACATTTGTGCCGGGGGCTGATTTATCCTGTACCGGATCCGCGTTTTCCGTTTCTTGGTGTGCATTTCACAAAGATTGTGACAGGCGGTGTCGAATGCGGCCCCAATGCTGTTCTGGCCCTCGCTCGTGAGGGATACCGCTGGAGTCATATCAATCTTCGTGATCTGACCGAATCCTTGATGTTTCCGGGATTTCTGCGGTTGGCAATGAAATACTGGAAGACCGGTGCCGGTGAAGTCTGGCGCTCGTTTTCCAGACGAGCGTTTGTGCGGGCGTTGCAAAATCTCGTACCTGAGATACGGGCCGGTCATCTGATTGCCGCTCCGTCAGGCGTTCGGGCTCAGGCGCTGGCTCCGACAGGTGATCTGGTTGATGACTTTCTGATTCTCCGGACGAACAGAACGCTGAATGTTTGTAATGCTCCCTCCCCGGCTGCAACCGCCTCGCTGACGATTGCCAGGCAGATTGTGGACAGACTCGAGTTGTAG
- a CDS encoding heme-dependent peroxidase — translation MNRPGPPANLPDPTIQMSEGWHCLHVYYRINQSALQAVTDSDRAQAREDFIRILDSEAEHAPTRLQVSATSGHQADLGLILMDPDPLKIDAVTQMLRSSAIGTVLEPAYSFVSVTEISEYVPSVEQFADRLRREGLGPDDPAWQAKLNAYEQRLPAMNKQRLYPDIPPFPVIAFYPMNKSRRPQANWFMESFSARTAMMAEHATSGIRFAGRVSQLITASTGFDDWEWGVTLWARAPEHIKDIVYSMRFDRASAQYAEFGPFYVSYAMSAEEILAHLRV, via the coding sequence GTGAACCGTCCTGGTCCTCCTGCGAATCTTCCCGATCCAACGATCCAGATGTCCGAAGGCTGGCACTGTCTGCATGTTTATTACCGTATTAATCAGTCTGCTTTGCAGGCGGTAACTGATTCAGACCGTGCTCAGGCCCGCGAAGATTTCATTCGAATTCTGGATTCTGAAGCCGAACACGCTCCGACTCGTCTGCAGGTTTCCGCCACGTCCGGTCATCAGGCAGATCTGGGATTGATCCTGATGGATCCTGATCCGCTGAAAATTGATGCTGTCACGCAGATGCTGCGCAGCAGTGCCATTGGTACGGTGCTGGAACCGGCATATTCTTTCGTTTCTGTCACCGAGATCTCAGAATACGTACCGTCGGTCGAACAGTTTGCCGATCGTTTGCGACGCGAAGGACTGGGGCCTGATGATCCTGCCTGGCAGGCGAAGCTGAACGCCTATGAACAGCGTTTGCCTGCCATGAACAAACAAAGACTGTATCCCGATATTCCGCCGTTTCCCGTGATTGCCTTTTATCCGATGAACAAATCGCGGCGACCTCAGGCGAACTGGTTTATGGAGTCGTTCAGTGCCAGAACGGCCATGATGGCGGAGCATGCGACGTCGGGGATCCGTTTCGCCGGTCGGGTTTCGCAGCTGATCACAGCATCGACGGGTTTTGACGACTGGGAGTGGGGGGTGACACTTTGGGCCCGCGCTCCTGAACATATCAAGGATATTGTGTACAGCATGCGTTTTGACCGGGCATCCGCTCAGTATGCCGAGTTCGGTCCTTTCTATGTCAGCTATGCCATGTCGGCTGAGGAAATCCTGGCTCATCTCCGGGTCTGA
- a CDS encoding dihydrodipicolinate synthase family protein — MQTDPVVPSQFRQSVVAVPPLARNSDLVICSAQNARMIQYLEAGGVSMLLYGGNANLYHTCVSEYAELLEMLEANAADDTLMIPSAGPAWGTMMDQADILKDTKFPTVMVLPQNNVATESGFQIGFRRFVERIDRPAVLYIKEEGLLTPQGAAELVDEGLVSFIKYAIVRDDTANDPFLQDLVDRIDPQRICSGIGEQPALVHLTKFGCVGYTSGCVCVNPALSQAMLKALTAGDYDRAEEIRKQFCPLEDLRNEINPIRVLHDAVKLAEIADTGPHLPFLSGVASSRQKDLQNAARQLKNWQSA, encoded by the coding sequence ATGCAGACTGATCCCGTTGTTCCGTCACAGTTTCGTCAATCTGTTGTCGCAGTTCCTCCGCTGGCTCGAAACAGTGATTTAGTCATTTGTTCGGCACAGAATGCCCGCATGATTCAGTATCTGGAGGCTGGCGGAGTCTCCATGCTTCTTTACGGAGGCAACGCCAATCTGTATCACACCTGTGTGAGTGAATACGCTGAACTGCTCGAGATGCTGGAGGCGAATGCAGCCGATGACACGCTGATGATTCCGTCAGCAGGTCCAGCCTGGGGGACCATGATGGACCAGGCTGACATTCTGAAAGATACGAAGTTTCCGACTGTCATGGTTTTGCCACAGAACAACGTGGCCACCGAGTCCGGATTTCAAATCGGGTTTCGCCGATTTGTGGAACGGATCGATCGTCCTGCTGTGCTCTATATCAAAGAAGAAGGACTTCTAACGCCTCAGGGAGCTGCCGAACTGGTGGACGAGGGACTTGTGTCGTTCATTAAGTACGCGATCGTGCGGGATGACACGGCCAACGATCCGTTTCTGCAAGATCTGGTGGACCGAATTGATCCTCAGCGAATCTGCAGCGGAATTGGTGAGCAACCGGCACTCGTCCACCTGACGAAGTTTGGCTGTGTGGGCTATACCTCCGGCTGTGTTTGTGTCAATCCTGCTTTGTCGCAGGCGATGTTGAAAGCCCTCACGGCCGGTGACTACGACCGCGCTGAAGAAATTCGGAAACAGTTTTGTCCACTGGAAGACCTGCGCAATGAAATCAACCCCATTCGTGTACTGCACGATGCCGTGAAACTTGCCGAAATTGCTGACACCGGTCCTCACCTTCCGTTTCTCTCCGGAGTTGCATCATCGCGTCAAAAAGATCTGCAAAATGCAGCGAGGCAGCTGAAGAACTGGCAGTCAGCATGA
- a CDS encoding YceH family protein encodes MEGEDQKNEIRELSAVQLRVLGVLMEKAFTTPEQYPLTLKSLTSGCNQKSNRSPVTQHSEDAIISTVDELREMLLVAEVFTDGGRAPRYRHYMRYRFDFSESEFAIIAELMLRGRQQPGELRTRASRMVRIESQESLRRDLTSLQEKGFVRASGPLGRRGVIVDHTFYPSAVTPTLSEVQSQEESSEMTSAPMDPAQNPANSDAIDELRIELEKQRQEIDKLKHTVAGLEDLMR; translated from the coding sequence ATGGAAGGTGAAGATCAAAAGAATGAAATCAGGGAACTTTCTGCAGTACAGCTGCGGGTCCTGGGCGTTTTAATGGAGAAAGCATTCACCACACCCGAACAGTATCCACTGACCCTGAAGAGCCTGACATCGGGATGCAATCAAAAAAGCAATCGCAGTCCTGTTACGCAGCACAGTGAAGACGCAATCATATCAACGGTGGATGAACTGCGTGAGATGCTTCTGGTTGCCGAAGTTTTTACTGACGGCGGACGCGCGCCGCGCTACCGACACTACATGCGGTACCGTTTTGATTTCTCGGAATCTGAGTTTGCAATTATTGCCGAACTCATGCTGCGAGGCAGACAGCAACCGGGTGAATTGCGAACACGCGCCAGCCGTATGGTAAGAATTGAATCACAGGAATCGCTGCGCCGTGATTTGACGTCGCTGCAGGAAAAGGGTTTCGTACGGGCTAGCGGACCGCTGGGACGTCGTGGAGTGATCGTCGACCATACATTTTACCCATCTGCAGTCACTCCGACACTCTCCGAAGTTCAGTCCCAAGAAGAATCATCTGAGATGACGTCGGCGCCAATGGACCCGGCACAAAATCCTGCGAATTCAGATGCAATCGATGAACTGCGCATCGAGTTAGAAAAACAGCGTCAGGAAATCGACAAACTGAAACACACGGTCGCAGGGCTGGAAGATCTCATGCGCTGA
- the fusA gene encoding elongation factor G yields MTDLQRVRNIGISAHIDSGKTTLTERMLYYCGRIHRIRDVRGGDGGATMDHMELERERGITITSAATRVNWKNDELGIPEHVVNIIDTPGHVDFTVEVERSLRVLDGAILVLCSVGGVQSQSLTVDRQMKRYGVPRIAFINKMDRTGANPDKVMAAMRDKLKTNPIPLQLPIGAESNFEGVIDLILMKAVYFRGEEGEEVERTDIPAELLTQAQEARANMLESLSQFDDDLMEILLEEGEPEEKDVRRILRNATLAQQVTPVLMGSAFKNKAVQEAMDAVTMYLPCPTDVEVFANDNSKNAELDEDGRPPRIKLSNNKKDPVVAMAFKTVVESFGQLTYMRIYQGSITKGQSYINARTGQSVRIGRIVRMHADDREDIDAADAGDIVAVVGVECASGDTFLSDGLELSLENIFVAEPVIRLSIEPSKRDDADKLGKALERFRREDPTFQVLSDEETNETLIAGMGQLHLDVYIERIRREYKCECTIGEPRVSYKERPTKRVEFNHKRRKQTGGSGQYGHVVGVMEPLPDDSPANYEFVDEVTGGRIPREYIKPCDQGFQDQMLKGPLGEYEVVGVKIILQDGTYHDVDSSDMAFKLTAREAMRESILAKAGMALLEPIMLLEIETPDEFQGAVVGHLSSKRGIVSSSEVTDGTCIILADVPLAEMFDYANEIRSMTQGKGSFSMEFKCYRQTPKGIQQTVLAKRRKDKELVAP; encoded by the coding sequence ATGACTGACCTGCAACGCGTTCGCAACATCGGAATTTCCGCACACATCGATTCTGGAAAAACGACCCTGACAGAGCGAATGCTCTATTACTGTGGTCGTATTCACAGAATACGGGATGTCCGTGGTGGCGACGGTGGCGCAACCATGGACCACATGGAACTGGAACGTGAACGTGGAATCACAATTACGTCCGCGGCCACACGTGTGAACTGGAAGAATGATGAGCTAGGCATTCCGGAACACGTTGTCAACATCATCGATACCCCAGGTCACGTTGACTTCACCGTGGAAGTGGAACGAAGTCTGCGAGTACTGGACGGGGCGATTCTGGTGTTGTGCTCCGTGGGTGGAGTCCAAAGCCAGTCGCTCACAGTGGATCGCCAGATGAAACGTTACGGCGTTCCGAGAATCGCATTCATCAACAAGATGGACCGCACGGGCGCCAATCCCGACAAAGTCATGGCGGCAATGAGGGACAAACTCAAAACGAACCCAATTCCCCTGCAGCTTCCTATCGGAGCAGAATCAAACTTTGAGGGAGTAATCGATCTGATTCTGATGAAGGCAGTTTATTTTCGCGGGGAAGAAGGGGAAGAAGTCGAGCGTACAGATATTCCGGCGGAATTGCTGACTCAGGCGCAGGAAGCACGCGCTAACATGCTGGAATCACTTTCTCAGTTCGACGACGATCTGATGGAAATTCTGCTTGAGGAAGGCGAACCTGAGGAAAAGGACGTGCGCCGGATTCTCCGCAATGCCACTCTGGCACAACAGGTGACCCCCGTGCTGATGGGTTCTGCCTTCAAAAACAAAGCCGTTCAGGAAGCCATGGACGCTGTCACCATGTACCTGCCATGTCCGACCGACGTGGAAGTTTTTGCCAATGACAACAGCAAGAACGCCGAACTCGACGAGGACGGCAGGCCACCCCGGATCAAACTGTCAAATAACAAAAAGGATCCGGTGGTCGCAATGGCCTTCAAGACGGTTGTTGAATCATTCGGTCAATTGACCTATATGCGAATTTATCAGGGCTCCATAACGAAGGGGCAATCCTATATTAATGCAAGGACGGGCCAATCCGTCCGAATCGGACGTATCGTGCGAATGCACGCCGATGACCGTGAAGACATTGATGCCGCTGATGCCGGGGATATTGTTGCCGTCGTCGGTGTGGAATGTGCATCCGGAGATACCTTCCTCAGCGACGGTCTGGAATTGTCGCTGGAAAACATCTTCGTTGCTGAACCGGTGATCCGGCTGTCTATAGAACCGTCAAAGCGAGACGACGCCGATAAACTTGGAAAAGCCCTGGAACGATTCCGGCGGGAAGATCCTACGTTCCAGGTGCTCAGTGATGAAGAAACGAATGAAACTCTGATTGCCGGCATGGGGCAACTGCATCTCGACGTTTACATTGAACGAATTCGCCGTGAATACAAGTGTGAATGCACAATCGGTGAACCACGTGTCTCCTACAAGGAACGTCCGACGAAACGTGTTGAATTTAACCACAAGCGACGGAAACAGACGGGGGGATCCGGTCAATACGGTCACGTGGTTGGTGTGATGGAACCACTGCCGGATGATTCACCGGCGAACTACGAGTTTGTCGATGAGGTCACTGGTGGACGGATTCCCCGGGAATACATTAAACCGTGTGATCAGGGTTTTCAGGACCAGATGCTCAAAGGCCCCCTGGGTGAGTACGAGGTTGTTGGTGTCAAAATCATTTTGCAGGACGGTACGTACCACGATGTCGACTCATCGGACATGGCGTTCAAGCTGACAGCCCGGGAAGCCATGCGAGAATCGATCCTGGCAAAGGCAGGCATGGCCCTGCTTGAGCCCATCATGCTGCTTGAGATTGAAACTCCGGATGAGTTCCAGGGAGCCGTGGTTGGTCACCTGTCCAGCAAACGAGGTATCGTAAGTTCTTCTGAAGTCACCGACGGTACCTGCATCATTCTTGCGGATGTTCCGCTGGCAGAAATGTTCGATTATGCCAACGAAATCCGCTCCATGACGCAGGGCAAGGGATCCTTCAGTATGGAATTCAAATGCTATCGACAAACTCCCAAAGGCATACAGCAGACGGTTCTTGCCAAGCGTCGAAAAGACAAAGAGCTGGTGGCTCCCTAG
- a CDS encoding ribose-phosphate pyrophosphokinase: protein MSRTSGEHAGFGPEMYERLTILSGRGNPPLAAEISDYLGITLGHVDTGNFPDGEISVKLNQNIRGCDVYLVQSTSPPVNETLMELLILIDACRRASAARITAVVPYFGYARQDRKDSGRVPITSKLVANLIVNAGAHRVLTMDLHAAQIQGFFDVPVDHLYAAPILDRHFMTLDIPGEDLVIVSPDEGSIKRSLHHQEHLGGSLAIVDKRRSNALETQQANLIGGPIDGKTALIFDDMITTAGSICGAVKVARSHGARRVYISASHGVFCGPAIERINESGVDGIVVTNSCLQASDPRLRNLTVVSVAELLGEAIRRVHRNESVSYLFD, encoded by the coding sequence TTGTCCAGGACTTCTGGTGAACATGCAGGATTTGGACCGGAGATGTACGAACGACTGACGATTCTAAGCGGCCGCGGCAACCCCCCCCTGGCTGCTGAAATCTCAGACTATCTGGGAATCACCCTCGGTCACGTGGATACCGGGAATTTTCCGGATGGTGAGATCAGTGTGAAACTGAACCAGAACATTCGCGGCTGTGATGTGTATCTGGTTCAGTCCACCTCACCGCCGGTTAATGAAACGCTGATGGAGTTGTTGATTCTGATTGACGCCTGTCGTCGAGCCAGCGCAGCCCGAATCACGGCAGTTGTTCCGTATTTCGGATACGCCCGTCAGGATCGGAAAGATTCCGGTCGGGTTCCGATCACGTCAAAGCTGGTTGCGAATTTGATCGTCAATGCCGGGGCGCATCGTGTACTCACAATGGATTTACATGCGGCGCAAATTCAGGGATTTTTTGATGTGCCGGTTGACCATCTGTATGCTGCACCGATTCTGGACAGGCATTTCATGACACTGGACATCCCCGGGGAAGACCTGGTCATTGTGAGTCCGGACGAGGGTAGCATCAAACGCAGTTTGCACCATCAGGAGCACCTCGGTGGTTCACTGGCGATTGTAGACAAACGTCGGTCGAACGCATTGGAGACACAACAGGCGAATCTGATCGGAGGACCGATTGACGGCAAAACGGCTCTGATTTTTGACGACATGATTACGACCGCCGGGTCGATCTGTGGTGCAGTCAAAGTAGCCAGGAGCCACGGGGCCAGACGTGTTTATATCAGCGCGTCACACGGTGTGTTTTGTGGCCCGGCGATTGAACGCATCAATGAATCCGGAGTGGACGGTATCGTGGTCACAAACAGCTGTCTGCAGGCATCAGACCCTCGTCTGCGAAATCTGACGGTGGTCAGTGTTGCGGAACTTCTTGGCGAAGCCATCCGGCGAGTCCATCGCAACGAATCTGTAAGTTATCTGTTTGACTGA
- the surE gene encoding 5'/3'-nucleotidase SurE, which produces MRFLITNDDGFDAPGLAALYAGLSVLGEVDVVAPSVCHSSKGHAVNTSEGIRVDHRVVEPFGRIHVAHASPADCIRLGLRGLELDEPDFVVAGINPGANLGVDLYYSGTVAAAREAAILGVPALAVSRYTSPDVGIHWENLSMHASRIVATLTSGEFLLPGGQFWNVNFPSVPDDRQPAELSVVPMGLLSHAVEFKTTETTDTSTVLQYSSDFRRRGKSGSCDVSCVLGGQITATPVDLCNTARHPSLQFVETV; this is translated from the coding sequence ATGAGATTTTTAATTACCAATGACGATGGCTTCGACGCCCCGGGGCTGGCTGCACTGTATGCAGGTCTCTCTGTTCTTGGTGAAGTGGATGTCGTTGCTCCATCAGTGTGCCACAGTTCGAAAGGGCATGCTGTGAACACAAGTGAAGGGATTCGTGTGGATCATCGAGTCGTTGAGCCGTTTGGCCGGATTCACGTGGCCCACGCGTCACCGGCAGACTGTATTCGTCTGGGACTTCGCGGACTTGAATTGGATGAACCTGACTTCGTGGTGGCAGGAATCAACCCTGGAGCCAACCTTGGTGTCGACCTGTACTATTCCGGGACGGTGGCAGCTGCACGCGAAGCGGCCATCCTGGGAGTACCCGCACTGGCGGTGTCCCGATACACCAGTCCTGACGTCGGAATTCACTGGGAGAATCTTTCCATGCATGCGAGTCGGATTGTTGCGACATTGACGTCCGGCGAATTTCTTCTGCCCGGAGGACAGTTCTGGAACGTCAATTTTCCATCCGTTCCGGATGACAGGCAGCCCGCTGAGTTGAGTGTTGTTCCGATGGGGCTGTTGTCGCATGCTGTCGAATTTAAGACCACAGAAACCACGGATACCAGTACGGTGTTGCAATACAGCTCAGATTTCCGACGTCGTGGCAAAAGTGGAAGTTGTGATGTCAGCTGCGTTCTGGGTGGTCAAATTACTGCCACACCTGTCGATCTGTGCAATACGGCCCGTCATCCTTCGCTTCAGTTTGTTGAAACTGTGTAG